In a genomic window of Candidatus Krumholzibacteriota bacterium:
- a CDS encoding dTMP kinase: protein MEARFVTFEGVEGSGKSTVARLVLERLGRAGVEAILTREPGGNPVSEAIRRVLLDPGNEEISPQTELLLYIAARAQIVDEVIRPSLAAGRWVLCDRFMDASVAYQGWARGIGEERVAELNAFAVGATVPSVTYLFDLPVEEGFRRGPERREAAGEGAPDRLERESRFFHERVREGYLRIASREPGRVVVVDAAAPLHEVVGRVLGNLRERFGVHVE, encoded by the coding sequence ATGGAAGCGAGATTCGTCACCTTCGAGGGGGTCGAGGGCTCCGGGAAATCGACGGTCGCCCGCCTCGTCCTCGAGCGGTTGGGCCGGGCCGGCGTCGAGGCGATCCTCACGCGCGAGCCGGGGGGCAATCCCGTCTCCGAGGCGATCCGCCGCGTCCTGCTCGATCCGGGCAACGAGGAGATCTCGCCGCAGACCGAGCTTCTGCTCTACATCGCCGCGCGCGCGCAGATCGTCGACGAGGTGATCCGGCCGTCGCTCGCGGCGGGCAGGTGGGTGCTCTGCGACCGGTTCATGGACGCCTCGGTCGCCTACCAGGGATGGGCGCGCGGCATCGGCGAGGAGCGTGTCGCCGAGCTCAACGCCTTCGCGGTCGGCGCAACGGTTCCCTCGGTCACCTACCTGTTCGATCTTCCCGTGGAGGAGGGGTTCCGGCGCGGGCCGGAGCGCCGCGAGGCGGCGGGGGAAGGAGCCCCCGACCGGCTCGAGCGGGAAAGCCGCTTTTTCCACGAGCGGGTCCGCGAGGGATACCTGCGGATCGCCTCGCGCGAGCCGGGGCGCGTCGTCGTCGTCGACGCCGCGGCGCCCCTACACGAGGTCGTCGGCCGCGTCCTGGGGAACCTTCGGGAGCGTTTCGGCGTACACGTCGAGTAG
- a CDS encoding MATE family efflux transporter, producing MKNRNSLVSILKTSVPIVVDLAAQIVMWTIEITFMGRIGAGVMMRCYPGAGARAVDAVTAVGSIVNIILWTFTVLLIFIFGASIVINRLVGEGRREDANHFLGQSLFTTAIVAIGIAALWGFLSPFIFRTLLGTTPAVTAVAADYLRTIAWFAPFIIMNLVAIGIVRGAGDTHLSMIVSLLVNGIHLVLAFVLIFGIGPLPALGPRGSAIAAGIGHTAGCVFTYSVILRGRSLLTFRWKDFRYARRKSIFHILRTGTPITLEQLAWMTGIIVVMGYTNRLGAVEASAHQIILTFQRLFSILYQAFAIGALTLVGRCYGANDHDHARHTTRTFFWLVGGVVLFIAAVIFLRARYFILLFTSDPEVVELGARVLQIAAFVQIPKALSFIYSYSLRGVGENRYPMYLAFAGVLFFEMVLGFNLAFTAGLSLMGVWIAAGADEIFKVSLAFRRFQRRIGELTA from the coding sequence GATCGGCGCCGGCGTGATGATGCGTTGCTACCCGGGAGCGGGCGCCCGCGCGGTCGACGCCGTCACCGCCGTCGGCTCGATCGTCAACATCATCCTCTGGACCTTCACGGTCCTTTTGATCTTCATCTTCGGCGCGTCGATCGTCATCAACCGGCTGGTCGGCGAGGGGCGGCGTGAGGACGCGAACCACTTCCTCGGGCAGTCGCTCTTCACCACCGCCATCGTCGCGATCGGCATCGCCGCGCTCTGGGGCTTCCTCTCGCCCTTCATCTTCCGGACGCTGCTGGGGACGACCCCCGCCGTGACGGCGGTCGCCGCCGACTACCTGCGGACGATCGCCTGGTTCGCCCCCTTCATCATCATGAACCTCGTCGCCATCGGGATCGTGCGGGGAGCGGGGGACACGCACCTGTCGATGATCGTCTCCCTGCTCGTCAACGGGATCCATCTCGTCCTCGCCTTCGTGCTGATCTTCGGCATCGGGCCCCTGCCGGCGCTCGGCCCCCGTGGGTCGGCGATCGCCGCGGGGATCGGGCACACGGCCGGGTGCGTCTTCACCTACAGCGTCATCCTCCGGGGGCGGAGCCTTTTGACCTTCCGATGGAAGGATTTCCGCTACGCGCGGCGGAAGAGCATCTTCCACATCCTGCGCACGGGCACGCCGATCACCCTCGAGCAGCTCGCCTGGATGACCGGCATCATCGTCGTCATGGGATACACCAACCGTCTCGGCGCGGTGGAGGCGAGCGCGCACCAGATCATCCTCACCTTCCAGCGGCTCTTCTCGATCCTCTACCAGGCGTTCGCCATCGGCGCCCTCACGCTCGTCGGGCGGTGCTACGGGGCGAACGACCACGACCACGCGAGGCACACGACGCGCACGTTCTTCTGGCTCGTCGGCGGCGTCGTCCTCTTCATCGCCGCGGTGATCTTCCTCCGCGCCCGCTACTTCATCCTGCTCTTCACGAGCGACCCGGAGGTCGTCGAGCTCGGCGCGCGGGTGCTGCAGATCGCCGCCTTCGTGCAGATACCGAAGGCCCTGTCCTTCATCTACTCCTACAGCCTCCGCGGCGTCGGCGAGAACCGCTACCCGATGTACCTCGCCTTCGCGGGGGTCCTCTTCTTCGAGATGGTGCTCGGGTTCAACCTGGCCTTCACCGCCGGACTGTCGCTCATGGGCGTCTGGATCGCCGCCGGCGCTGACGAGATCTTCAAGGTGAGCCTCGCCTTCCGCCGGTTCCAGCGGCGCATCGGCGAGCTCACCGCCTGA